One stretch of Corallococcus exiguus DNA includes these proteins:
- a CDS encoding CHAT domain-containing protein yields the protein MTPQEMKAVARDMEYDAEMASTAAGRKAQKVLQDARDQELSGNLESALSLRREALSYFSDDDDGAAASSARHDLAHSLTLGAALTDWSAINSAIGLLRRALSSPSRQASFMRRAQSENSLAVCLRTLARLLPDEDAIPILKEIEQLYRSVISHTARCGRVGSRLLAEAHLNLGNLLSEAGSTNKAVLEYEHAISGAYKAMRDKNGPMQHVIARARLGTAEALVARGRKNDLPAAETHAREAVKEPEPGREDIGWILLAEISMSGTAPERLALAREHLRKVRPTRLESAPWRIRHAKALRRAGAPDEALGVLKDWIDRSIEARAQTIADFAADVAAMEYKSAAALGARILAQDKADGVGAFLHLENASGMRFAENLSAYAWRPRDPLATKLSHELKLHTHRAAVYDGCARSLERMALTAQREILRDTLKRSRELPHEEQSGFPDKEHWVRTLSAALAAQVPLHYLQAEVEAHGERSIRLKSALLRHDPHYAQVHRVLAREVEREDLEAILRSAPEQVLIRFSLELGDLLAVAVRMDEEQLVARSVSLQVKPELRRLLRAVSRGRKKVEFDRVSQLLAQLDLGPILPAGRRRRAVLLPSHSAAALPLAALGPEGNRLMDRFDSLVWLAGLLPLRIRPAACPPRSGHGVFDPRSTGFSDIALSQSLAGERRFVGHEAQANALVQTVAQAETICIYTHGKHETGEMPSLQLWNEEWLDTSVLMGHVVGLERMEIWACQTGTNRATDSLTPPADEAFGLDFLFLLAGARTCVGTLWPVPDLVTAAIVRRYRNGLAEGRDPAVALLEAQRWWSRDGVELLVEQLRHKPQAQAIKDFAGLLGLDLGPEGIDSTFDLLGTTTSVDSGGEGIRRVFGCPVSWAAIRFVGLPEWKPEEPWSDHSERPLTDSEQAVITSCLSLEPIVRPDSYREQQEPMLAQAAMLNLGDVPSGEQAIRVSRLLRDSLQGAFRNNVLQALAWLHEVLAAPGVGTADRIRLSVEAAHLWLEVAIQELRLPPIPHQVALARAELLLADVQRLGGETNADGLAASARLRLLRTAYTAERVDEAFRDALALLMPALDGLHPVSFEALRVVTVAVELLPRGEGIPASWRDEVLRHAQAIGSWKECPREMVPAWHRLRVALHPWEPGTKAAEVARLPLTPRERVEVTLHALRNEASRSNPSSVPSAVLLTQALGGMEASLWGTSGDKRHALVVTVGTLGVAYRMLLKFYLSSHEVNRPGSEVHLLACLHSASDLRLAFLGRMAWLSTGPSEQWTRTMRRLHEYIRRRQALSAALSNAVLLANPASIQKRVRPHPLDPHSLTRQAMKTSPRGSSGLTAWCLELLISQWQEQVRPACTAAFEAIRTLSLLEEGANRMWDEILESDATRRLLSGAQAFRGLPAALDPGLDLESNERRLGSLEKGFGLLGLTLTPDDTLLIIAWWNDGGGPRGRTLRLPAEAVRAALGDLLGTSSEDTTSRRGVSGGRRDAWRRLEDALAPALAALLDEAQSGQRLRWRVFAPGALRALPLLGIRLGRGELLAEQVEGLFHVPSEGFGRLGAPQPSGEDFTACLLAPAGTTTCFGEAALTTLHGGKPPEQFIQAPRNPASSAFELDALQAHASRISALRIYGVGRPESINDATAMFRLAEGRSLVEGNLVDLLMPHCRVVELWASTAGRADRERLLFDHEDRIPGLAASFLAAGAAAVIDLAWPVHDVIKALVCEQYGWWSQRSGHGSEMLAQALEAVAGMLRVLRSRAGLKTAHDVLVALDDLRRTQVQEVLKRPVAITPFAGHSNVPEIADSSGAELLDELGQGVHLGAFRWWGA from the coding sequence ATGACGCCCCAGGAAATGAAGGCGGTCGCTCGGGACATGGAATACGACGCGGAGATGGCGTCCACCGCCGCGGGGCGGAAGGCCCAGAAGGTGCTTCAGGATGCGCGCGACCAGGAGTTGAGCGGCAACCTGGAATCAGCTTTGTCCCTGCGAAGGGAAGCGCTGAGCTACTTTTCGGATGACGATGATGGCGCGGCGGCATCATCGGCACGGCACGATCTGGCCCATTCACTCACCCTGGGTGCGGCGCTGACGGACTGGAGCGCCATCAATTCCGCAATCGGGCTGCTTCGAAGGGCCCTGTCGTCTCCGTCCCGTCAGGCCAGTTTCATGCGCCGGGCGCAAAGCGAGAACTCCCTGGCGGTATGCCTGCGGACGCTGGCACGCCTGCTTCCGGACGAAGACGCAATACCAATCCTCAAGGAGATCGAGCAACTCTACCGGAGCGTCATTTCGCACACGGCTCGCTGCGGCCGTGTGGGGTCGAGGCTGCTGGCGGAGGCGCACCTCAATCTGGGCAACCTCCTCTCGGAGGCGGGATCGACCAACAAGGCTGTTCTCGAGTACGAGCACGCCATCTCCGGGGCCTACAAGGCCATGCGTGACAAGAACGGCCCGATGCAGCATGTCATCGCGAGGGCGCGGTTGGGGACGGCCGAAGCACTTGTCGCGCGGGGACGAAAGAACGATCTGCCGGCGGCGGAGACACATGCCCGAGAGGCCGTGAAGGAGCCCGAGCCCGGACGAGAAGACATCGGTTGGATCCTGTTGGCGGAGATCTCCATGTCTGGGACGGCACCGGAGCGGCTCGCCCTGGCGAGGGAGCATCTTCGGAAGGTGCGACCGACGCGACTGGAAAGTGCCCCATGGCGCATCCGCCACGCCAAGGCGTTGCGGCGCGCGGGCGCCCCGGATGAGGCCCTGGGCGTCTTGAAGGATTGGATAGACAGGTCCATCGAGGCGCGGGCCCAGACGATCGCGGATTTCGCCGCGGACGTGGCCGCCATGGAATACAAGTCCGCGGCTGCACTGGGCGCGCGCATTCTCGCCCAGGACAAGGCGGATGGCGTGGGAGCATTCCTCCATTTGGAGAATGCAAGCGGGATGCGGTTCGCCGAGAACCTCAGCGCCTATGCATGGCGGCCGAGGGACCCATTGGCGACGAAGCTGTCGCACGAACTGAAGCTCCACACCCACCGTGCCGCCGTCTACGACGGGTGCGCACGCTCTCTGGAGCGAATGGCGCTGACCGCCCAAAGGGAGATCCTTCGCGACACCTTGAAGAGGTCCCGCGAGCTCCCGCACGAGGAACAAAGCGGCTTTCCTGACAAGGAACATTGGGTCCGGACACTTTCGGCCGCACTGGCCGCTCAGGTGCCCTTGCATTACCTCCAGGCGGAGGTCGAGGCCCACGGAGAGAGAAGCATCCGGTTGAAGTCCGCGCTCCTGCGCCACGACCCCCACTACGCTCAGGTCCATCGTGTCCTGGCGCGCGAAGTGGAACGCGAAGACCTCGAAGCCATCCTGCGCTCGGCGCCAGAACAGGTGTTGATACGTTTCAGTCTGGAGCTGGGAGATCTGCTCGCGGTCGCTGTGCGGATGGACGAAGAACAGCTGGTCGCGAGGAGTGTCTCGCTCCAGGTGAAACCGGAGTTGCGCCGGCTCCTTCGGGCGGTTTCCCGGGGACGCAAGAAGGTTGAGTTCGACCGGGTCAGCCAATTGCTGGCCCAGCTTGACCTGGGGCCCATCCTGCCTGCCGGGCGGCGTCGCAGGGCGGTGTTGCTGCCGTCTCATTCCGCGGCCGCGCTACCGCTCGCGGCGCTGGGACCCGAAGGCAATCGGTTGATGGACCGTTTTGACTCGCTGGTATGGCTCGCGGGTCTCCTTCCGCTGCGGATTCGCCCGGCGGCCTGTCCGCCGAGGTCCGGACATGGGGTGTTCGATCCGCGCAGCACGGGTTTCAGTGATATCGCATTGTCCCAATCCCTGGCGGGTGAACGCCGGTTCGTAGGGCACGAGGCCCAAGCCAATGCGCTGGTGCAAACCGTCGCGCAGGCTGAGACCATTTGCATCTACACGCATGGGAAGCATGAGACCGGGGAGATGCCGTCGCTTCAGCTGTGGAACGAAGAGTGGCTGGACACGTCGGTGCTGATGGGCCACGTCGTGGGCTTGGAACGAATGGAGATCTGGGCCTGCCAGACCGGAACGAACCGGGCGACGGACTCGCTGACTCCTCCTGCCGACGAAGCCTTCGGGTTGGATTTCCTCTTCCTCCTGGCGGGAGCGCGAACCTGTGTCGGGACGCTTTGGCCCGTTCCGGACCTGGTGACGGCTGCCATCGTCAGGAGGTACCGGAACGGCCTTGCTGAAGGCCGAGACCCTGCGGTCGCACTACTGGAGGCACAGCGCTGGTGGTCCAGGGACGGGGTGGAGCTCCTCGTCGAACAGCTGCGGCACAAGCCTCAAGCGCAGGCCATCAAGGACTTCGCCGGACTGCTGGGGCTGGACCTGGGACCCGAGGGGATTGATTCTACTTTCGACCTGTTGGGAACGACCACATCGGTGGATTCAGGGGGAGAGGGGATTCGCAGGGTCTTCGGATGTCCCGTTTCATGGGCAGCAATCCGCTTCGTAGGCCTTCCGGAGTGGAAGCCCGAGGAACCCTGGTCGGACCATTCCGAACGGCCGCTGACCGACTCGGAGCAGGCTGTGATCACGAGCTGCTTGTCGCTGGAGCCCATCGTCCGCCCGGACTCCTATCGCGAGCAGCAGGAGCCCATGCTCGCGCAAGCGGCGATGCTGAACCTGGGTGACGTTCCCTCCGGGGAGCAAGCCATCCGGGTCTCGCGGCTGTTGCGAGACAGCCTCCAGGGGGCGTTCAGGAACAACGTGCTGCAGGCGCTGGCGTGGCTCCATGAAGTGCTTGCCGCTCCTGGGGTGGGTACCGCGGACCGGATTCGGTTGTCCGTGGAGGCCGCCCACCTCTGGTTGGAGGTCGCCATCCAGGAGCTGCGGTTGCCCCCCATTCCTCATCAAGTGGCACTTGCTCGGGCCGAACTCCTGCTGGCGGATGTCCAGCGGCTGGGTGGCGAAACGAACGCGGACGGATTGGCGGCGTCGGCTCGTTTGCGGCTCTTGCGCACCGCCTATACCGCGGAGCGGGTGGACGAGGCCTTCCGCGATGCCTTGGCGCTCCTCATGCCCGCACTCGATGGCCTTCATCCCGTTTCCTTCGAGGCGCTTCGTGTGGTGACGGTCGCGGTCGAGTTGCTGCCACGAGGCGAAGGGATTCCGGCGTCCTGGCGCGACGAGGTGCTCCGGCATGCACAGGCCATTGGCTCGTGGAAGGAGTGTCCCCGAGAGATGGTTCCCGCCTGGCACCGGTTGCGAGTCGCACTGCATCCCTGGGAGCCCGGCACGAAGGCCGCGGAAGTCGCACGACTTCCGTTGACGCCACGCGAGCGGGTGGAGGTGACGCTTCATGCCCTGCGAAACGAAGCGTCTCGGTCCAACCCAAGCTCGGTTCCTTCGGCCGTGCTTCTCACCCAGGCACTGGGCGGAATGGAGGCCAGCTTGTGGGGAACTTCCGGCGACAAGCGTCATGCCCTCGTCGTCACAGTTGGCACCTTGGGCGTTGCCTATCGAATGTTGTTGAAGTTCTACCTGTCCTCACACGAGGTGAACCGTCCTGGCAGCGAGGTGCACCTGCTGGCGTGCCTCCACTCCGCAAGTGATCTGAGACTGGCCTTCCTGGGGCGCATGGCATGGCTCTCCACCGGGCCCTCGGAACAGTGGACACGAACCATGCGGCGCCTGCACGAATACATCCGGCGTCGGCAGGCATTGAGTGCGGCCTTGTCCAATGCGGTGCTGTTGGCGAATCCGGCGTCCATCCAGAAGCGGGTTCGGCCCCATCCCCTGGACCCGCATTCGTTGACGAGGCAGGCCATGAAGACGAGCCCTCGGGGTTCCTCGGGTTTGACGGCCTGGTGCCTGGAGTTGCTCATCAGCCAGTGGCAGGAGCAGGTGCGCCCCGCATGCACCGCCGCGTTCGAGGCGATTCGCACCCTGTCGCTTCTGGAGGAAGGCGCGAATCGGATGTGGGACGAAATCCTCGAAAGCGACGCCACCCGGCGCTTGTTGTCCGGAGCCCAGGCGTTCCGGGGGCTCCCAGCTGCGCTGGATCCTGGTTTGGACCTTGAATCGAACGAGCGGCGGCTGGGCTCCCTCGAGAAGGGATTCGGCCTGCTGGGGCTGACCCTGACCCCCGACGATACCCTTTTGATCATCGCGTGGTGGAACGACGGAGGAGGGCCGCGAGGACGAACACTCCGGCTCCCCGCTGAGGCAGTGCGAGCGGCTCTGGGCGATCTGCTGGGGACTTCGAGCGAAGACACGACTTCGAGGCGAGGAGTTTCTGGAGGTCGCCGCGATGCATGGCGGAGGCTTGAAGACGCGCTGGCCCCAGCGCTGGCGGCCCTTCTGGACGAAGCCCAGTCTGGACAGCGATTGCGTTGGCGCGTGTTCGCACCGGGAGCCCTGCGTGCGCTTCCCTTGTTGGGAATCCGCCTGGGGCGTGGCGAGCTGCTTGCCGAGCAGGTGGAGGGACTTTTCCATGTTCCCTCGGAGGGGTTCGGTCGTCTCGGCGCTCCTCAGCCTTCAGGAGAAGACTTCACGGCGTGCCTGTTGGCTCCAGCGGGAACGACAACGTGTTTCGGTGAAGCCGCATTGACGACCTTGCATGGGGGGAAGCCGCCGGAGCAGTTCATTCAGGCCCCACGCAATCCAGCGTCCAGTGCCTTTGAGTTGGATGCCTTGCAGGCGCACGCCTCAAGAATCAGTGCGCTGCGCATCTACGGCGTCGGGCGCCCCGAGTCCATCAATGACGCGACGGCGATGTTCCGACTGGCGGAAGGGCGTTCCCTGGTGGAAGGAAATCTGGTCGATCTGCTGATGCCTCACTGCCGGGTCGTGGAGTTGTGGGCCTCCACGGCGGGAAGGGCCGACCGCGAGCGTCTTCTGTTTGACCACGAGGACCGGATTCCAGGCCTCGCGGCGAGCTTCCTGGCCGCGGGGGCGGCGGCAGTCATCGATCTGGCATGGCCAGTCCACGATGTGATCAAGGCGCTGGTCTGCGAGCAGTATGGCTGGTGGAGTCAGCGATCAGGCCACGGGTCGGAAATGCTCGCGCAAGCACTGGAGGCGGTTGCCGGGATGCTGCGAGTGCTGCGGTCGCGGGCCGGATTGAAAACGGCCCACGACGTCCTGGTGGCGCTGGATGACCTCCGTCGGACGCAGGTCCAAGAAGTCTTGAAGCGCCCTGTCGCCATCACTCCGTTCGCGGGACATTCCAACGTACCGGAGATCGCCGATTCATCAGGCGCGGAGTTGCTTGATGAATTGGGACAGGGCGTTCATCTAGGGGCGTTCCGCTGGTGGGGCGCTTGA
- a CDS encoding penicillin acylase family protein, with protein MRTSQISLPLLLTLTAFSGCRNDDPPAPLPLKATLHRTSYGVPHIQADGYRSLGAGIGYAQAQDAVCILADQFLKVRGERARYLGRGPQDAFLESDFTYLGLALRTRAEASFAEQSQELRDLVQGYAAGYNQYLADVPAAQRPEPCRGAAWVKPISAYDLMAYHLDLSLFDTLIPLLGYVGNAQPPSAETGGERLQSRPLALSPRKDELGSNGWALGREKTASGRGMLVANPHFPWEGSLRFHESHQTIPGKLDVYGVSLLGVPAINIGFNRDIAWTHTVTASSHLTLYRLKLVPGDPTAYVYDGATRRMTSRTVTVNVRGTDGGMTQETRTFWRSHYGPILAGPGADWTDETAYTTRDATEDNPRFAEHWVRLNTARDIGEAADVERTVRGAPWVNTLMTSADGDTRYVDASRVPYLSPATVAAYRDSLESTPDAPVFASLGLVLLDGSTSRDEWVGLDSESQGLVPTTVMPQLRRTDFVMNANDPATFTNPASPLLDLPFLYEIFGTRGRMSTRSHMNLTLITEQGDTAAAGSDGRFTREEAEQAILSNRTWVAEQLRTAVVQRCQGAEPIVVEGAPVDIAEACQLIAAWDGRLDLDRSGAIVWREFLNGFNRSDLVDKGALFTQPFDPARAAVTPSGLVPAPESGVDPVNQKLAEAVALLGKAGIAVGTKLGDVQFAWKEDRKVPLHGGAAFEGVTNVVGYSGANATLLPQSQPQGPLLSPGTGLTPEGYLVDFGTSFLMVMEFTPEGPKANAVLSYAESSDPASPHFADQTDLFSSKHFRPVRFNEADILADPELTTLELTVDATSKLE; from the coding sequence ATGCGTACATCCCAAATCTCCCTCCCCCTGTTGCTGACCCTGACGGCGTTCAGTGGCTGCCGGAACGACGACCCGCCGGCGCCCCTACCGCTCAAGGCCACCCTCCACCGCACGTCGTACGGTGTCCCCCACATCCAGGCCGACGGCTATCGCAGCCTGGGCGCTGGCATCGGCTACGCGCAGGCGCAGGACGCGGTCTGCATCCTCGCGGATCAGTTCCTCAAGGTCCGTGGCGAGCGCGCTCGCTACCTGGGCCGGGGCCCGCAGGACGCCTTCCTCGAAAGCGACTTCACCTACCTGGGGCTCGCGCTGCGGACCCGCGCCGAGGCGAGCTTCGCGGAGCAGTCGCAGGAACTGCGCGACCTCGTGCAGGGCTATGCCGCTGGCTACAACCAGTACCTCGCGGATGTGCCGGCCGCTCAGCGTCCCGAGCCCTGCCGGGGCGCCGCGTGGGTGAAGCCCATCAGCGCGTACGACCTGATGGCGTACCACCTGGACCTGTCGCTGTTCGACACGTTGATCCCGCTGCTCGGCTACGTGGGCAACGCGCAGCCTCCGAGCGCGGAGACGGGAGGCGAGCGGCTCCAGTCGAGGCCGCTCGCGCTGTCGCCGCGCAAGGATGAGCTGGGCAGCAACGGCTGGGCGCTGGGCCGCGAGAAGACGGCCAGCGGTAGGGGCATGCTCGTGGCCAACCCGCACTTCCCCTGGGAGGGCAGCCTCCGCTTCCACGAGAGCCACCAGACGATCCCCGGCAAGCTGGATGTGTACGGCGTGTCCCTGCTGGGCGTTCCGGCGATCAACATCGGCTTCAACCGCGACATCGCGTGGACACACACGGTGACGGCGTCGAGCCACCTGACGCTTTACCGGCTCAAGCTCGTGCCGGGCGACCCCACGGCGTACGTCTATGACGGAGCGACGCGCCGCATGACGTCGCGGACCGTCACCGTCAACGTGCGAGGGACCGACGGCGGCATGACGCAGGAGACGCGCACGTTCTGGCGCAGCCACTACGGCCCCATCCTCGCCGGCCCCGGCGCGGATTGGACGGACGAGACCGCGTACACGACGCGCGACGCGACCGAGGACAACCCGCGCTTCGCGGAGCACTGGGTGCGCCTGAACACGGCCCGAGACATCGGCGAAGCCGCGGACGTGGAGCGCACCGTGCGCGGAGCGCCCTGGGTGAACACGCTCATGACGAGCGCGGACGGTGATACGCGCTACGTGGACGCGTCGCGGGTCCCCTATTTGAGCCCCGCCACCGTCGCGGCGTATCGCGACTCGCTCGAGTCCACCCCGGACGCGCCGGTGTTCGCGTCACTGGGGCTGGTCCTGCTGGACGGCAGCACGTCCCGCGACGAATGGGTGGGCCTGGACAGCGAGTCGCAAGGCCTGGTGCCGACCACCGTCATGCCGCAGCTCCGCCGCACGGACTTCGTGATGAACGCGAATGATCCGGCGACGTTCACCAACCCCGCCTCTCCCCTGCTCGACCTGCCCTTCCTCTACGAAATCTTCGGGACGCGCGGCCGCATGAGCACGCGCTCGCACATGAACCTCACGCTGATCACCGAACAGGGTGACACCGCGGCGGCCGGGAGCGACGGACGCTTCACGCGCGAGGAGGCCGAGCAGGCCATCCTGAGCAACCGCACCTGGGTGGCGGAGCAACTGCGCACGGCCGTGGTGCAGCGCTGCCAGGGCGCGGAGCCCATCGTCGTCGAGGGCGCTCCGGTGGACATCGCCGAGGCATGCCAGCTGATTGCGGCGTGGGATGGCCGGCTGGACCTGGACCGCTCGGGAGCCATCGTCTGGCGTGAGTTCCTGAACGGCTTCAACCGCTCCGACCTCGTGGACAAGGGCGCCCTCTTCACGCAGCCCTTCGATCCGGCCCGGGCGGCGGTGACGCCGTCGGGATTGGTCCCCGCGCCGGAGTCCGGCGTGGATCCGGTGAACCAGAAGCTGGCGGAGGCCGTGGCGCTCCTGGGCAAGGCGGGCATCGCGGTGGGAACGAAGCTGGGCGACGTGCAGTTCGCGTGGAAGGAAGACCGCAAGGTGCCGCTGCACGGTGGCGCGGCCTTCGAGGGCGTCACCAACGTCGTCGGCTATTCCGGCGCGAACGCGACGCTGCTGCCGCAGTCCCAGCCGCAGGGCCCGCTGCTCTCCCCAGGCACGGGGCTCACGCCGGAAGGCTACCTGGTCGACTTCGGGACCAGCTTCCTCATGGTGATGGAGTTCACGCCAGAGGGACCCAAGGCGAACGCGGTCCTCTCCTACGCGGAGTCCAGCGACCCGGCGTCCCCGCACTTCGCGGACCAGACGGACCTCTTCTCCAGCAAGCACTTCCGTCCCGTGCGCTTCAACGAAGCGGACATCCTCGCGGATCCGGAGCTCACGACGCTGGAGCTGACCGTCGACGCCACGTCGAAGCTCGAATAG
- a CDS encoding YciI family protein, whose amino-acid sequence MSYMLVVMQVEGGMPQTAEKKRVSADRMERMRGFGASLQARGILQAADSLRTDAEGTRVERRDGKLSFSDGPFTESKEIIGGFFLVDVKTREEALELATQCPAAEWSTVEVRQCGPCYDP is encoded by the coding sequence ATGTCGTACATGCTGGTGGTGATGCAGGTTGAGGGCGGGATGCCCCAGACGGCGGAAAAGAAGCGTGTCTCGGCGGACCGGATGGAGCGGATGCGGGGCTTCGGGGCGTCGCTCCAGGCGCGCGGCATCCTCCAGGCGGCGGATTCCCTGCGTACGGACGCGGAGGGTACCCGGGTGGAGCGGCGCGACGGGAAGCTCAGCTTCAGCGACGGGCCGTTCACCGAGTCCAAGGAGATCATCGGTGGCTTCTTCCTCGTCGACGTGAAGACGCGCGAGGAGGCGCTGGAGCTGGCCACGCAGTGCCCCGCGGCGGAGTGGTCCACCGTCGAGGTGCGCCAGTGCGGTCCCTGCTACGACCCGTGA
- a CDS encoding DUF4091 domain-containing protein produces MQSIKLGLACLLLMGKQVAWAHPSRPAIWGESAMVKVRPETPPRVQRSVSLTAARNEFVSFQVVLHGGRSGLRGVSAALPELRGPRSRINGGDLLLYREALLDITKPTPPGTTPGRWPDGLVPDVDEVVGEKRLAFPFDVPAGESRAVWVDVHVPPHARPGTYRGAVTVKGDGFTSRVEVRLQVVDAVLPSTSSLRSAFLLWPPHVCRAFTGDPVCPVDTQVRLLKLFHRMALEHRITLASGFPREVNLPTWDLPDYDTFSERWGPFLDGSAPNRLPGARMTALQYLGPANGASLTEFQTEADTRGWLSRSFDYVGDEPPYGSTWEAVAARAELTRTAAPKLRTLLTSTVTELEAHGLLEEIDIITVLVNFIDGTQPPYVGDQRPKYDDFLTQPNRELWLYQSCASHGCAPGDPPPPENIPGQGWPSYMVDRSAAKARGMQWLDFINGANGELYYQTVGLLFTAWTTQFRFNGNGDGTLFYPGLPSIIGGTTEIPLPSLRMKLIRQGMQDYEWLKLVSDAGDPAYARAVARKLIPHAWAVPDDGEAFDRARLQLIRRYLQLCRNRVTPP; encoded by the coding sequence ATGCAATCCATCAAGCTGGGACTGGCCTGTTTGTTATTGATGGGAAAACAGGTCGCCTGGGCGCATCCATCGCGTCCGGCCATCTGGGGCGAAAGCGCGATGGTGAAGGTGCGCCCGGAAACGCCTCCCCGCGTCCAGCGTTCCGTGTCGCTGACCGCCGCGCGCAACGAGTTCGTGTCCTTCCAGGTGGTGCTCCACGGAGGCCGGTCGGGGCTGCGGGGCGTGAGCGCCGCCCTGCCGGAGCTGCGCGGGCCCCGCTCGCGCATCAATGGCGGGGACCTGCTGCTCTACCGGGAAGCGCTCCTGGACATCACGAAACCCACGCCCCCGGGGACGACGCCCGGGCGGTGGCCGGATGGCCTGGTGCCGGACGTGGACGAGGTGGTGGGCGAGAAGCGTCTGGCCTTTCCCTTCGACGTGCCCGCGGGCGAATCCCGCGCCGTCTGGGTGGACGTGCACGTGCCGCCCCACGCGCGTCCGGGCACCTACCGTGGCGCGGTGACGGTGAAGGGGGACGGCTTCACGTCACGGGTGGAGGTGCGCCTCCAGGTGGTGGATGCCGTCCTGCCGAGCACCTCCTCGCTGCGCAGCGCCTTCCTGCTCTGGCCTCCCCACGTGTGCCGTGCCTTCACGGGGGATCCGGTGTGCCCCGTGGACACCCAGGTGCGCCTCTTGAAGCTCTTCCACCGGATGGCGCTGGAGCACCGCATCACGCTGGCGAGCGGCTTTCCCCGGGAGGTGAACCTGCCCACGTGGGACCTGCCGGACTACGACACATTCAGTGAGCGCTGGGGCCCGTTCCTTGACGGCTCCGCCCCCAACCGCCTGCCCGGGGCGCGCATGACGGCCTTGCAGTACCTGGGGCCAGCCAATGGCGCGTCGCTGACGGAGTTCCAGACGGAGGCGGACACGCGCGGCTGGCTGTCGCGCTCGTTCGATTACGTGGGGGATGAGCCGCCCTATGGCTCCACCTGGGAGGCGGTGGCGGCCCGGGCGGAGCTCACCCGCACGGCGGCCCCGAAGCTGCGCACGCTGCTGACCAGCACCGTCACCGAGCTGGAGGCTCACGGGCTGCTGGAGGAAATCGACATCATCACCGTGCTGGTGAACTTCATCGACGGAACCCAGCCACCCTACGTGGGGGACCAGCGCCCGAAATACGACGACTTCCTCACCCAGCCCAACCGTGAGCTGTGGCTGTACCAGAGCTGCGCGAGCCACGGCTGCGCCCCGGGAGATCCGCCCCCACCGGAGAACATCCCCGGCCAGGGTTGGCCCTCGTACATGGTGGACCGCTCGGCGGCCAAGGCGCGCGGCATGCAGTGGCTGGATTTCATCAACGGAGCAAACGGCGAGCTGTACTACCAGACGGTGGGCCTGCTCTTCACCGCGTGGACGACGCAGTTCCGCTTCAATGGCAATGGAGACGGCACGCTCTTCTATCCGGGGCTGCCCTCCATCATCGGTGGCACCACCGAAATCCCGCTGCCCTCGCTGCGCATGAAGCTCATCCGGCAGGGCATGCAGGACTACGAATGGCTGAAGCTGGTGAGTGACGCGGGCGACCCGGCGTATGCGCGTGCCGTGGCCCGGAAGCTCATCCCGCACGCCTGGGCGGTCCCCGACGACGGCGAGGCCTTCGACCGGGCGCGGCTCCAGCTCATCCGGCGCTACCTGCAGCTGTGCCGCAACCGCGTCACGCCGCCGTAG
- a CDS encoding TVP38/TMEM64 family protein codes for MNASPKPQKEHHGLPAMWGRALLLVMMLAGLALLASSEAFQSLLRRAVDAAAPVISTHPVWGAVLFVLLSALSAMLAFFSSALLLPVALQAWGKAVCALLLWLGWMLGGACAYGIARAWGRPVIRRLTSASLLARYEERISRRTPFGVVLLFQLAVPSEVPGYVLGLARYGLRRYLAVLALAELPYAVGTVYLGASFLERRTPVLLGLGAAGVLAGLWAFHLLRKRLGQQSSSP; via the coding sequence ATGAACGCATCCCCAAAGCCACAGAAAGAGCACCACGGGCTTCCTGCCATGTGGGGCCGGGCGCTCCTGCTGGTGATGATGCTCGCCGGCCTCGCGCTGCTCGCGTCCTCGGAGGCGTTCCAGTCCCTGCTGCGCCGGGCCGTCGACGCGGCCGCGCCCGTCATCTCCACGCATCCCGTCTGGGGCGCGGTGCTCTTCGTCCTGCTCTCCGCCCTGTCGGCGATGCTGGCCTTCTTCTCCAGCGCGCTGCTGCTGCCGGTGGCGCTCCAGGCCTGGGGCAAGGCGGTCTGCGCGCTCCTGCTCTGGTTGGGCTGGATGCTGGGCGGCGCTTGCGCCTACGGCATCGCCCGCGCATGGGGCAGGCCCGTCATCCGCCGGCTCACCTCCGCCAGCCTGCTCGCCCGTTACGAGGAGCGCATCTCCCGGCGCACGCCCTTCGGTGTGGTGCTCCTCTTCCAGCTCGCCGTCCCATCCGAAGTCCCGGGCTACGTGCTCGGCCTCGCGCGCTATGGCCTGCGCCGCTATCTGGCCGTCCTCGCCCTGGCGGAGCTCCCCTACGCGGTGGGCACCGTCTACCTGGGCGCCAGCTTCCTGGAGCGGCGCACCCCCGTGCTGCTGGGACTGGGCGCGGCCGGCGTCCTCGCCGGCCTGTGGGCCTTCCATCTGCTGCGCAAGCGCCTGGGCCAACAGTCCTCCAGCCCGTGA